The genomic region ttaacaacAAAGACCTTTTGCgatttaaaatgtaaacttgatgaattaaaaaaatcacttaataattataaggactaaaatagataaatttgaaaattatagtaattaaatgAGTAAGtaaacctaaaaaataattaaaaaatcattttgtgaTTACAGATTTTGTAATTAATTCGGACTCTATATAGCTACGAAAGTAACTTGGTAGCTAAATCtgttacaaaaatatattatttttaattttaaaaaacaattagggATTGTTATGTCGGTCTTTGATTCATTTGTTGAGtaataagtataaataataattttaaaattatatatttttcaataagtaTTTTGGTTGTAAAATTCtttacaacaacaacatattattattattattattattcaataattttttattattcataagtCGCATCGTCTTGTGTTGCAGGTGACCCTCCTTCAACTTCGTAAGCCTAGGTCTTCAAATTTCAACCTCTAACTCATCAATATGTATTACAAAAGTGaagaaaaatctttttcctAGATTATCCAAAGAACATAAATACAAGTTTGTTTTATTGGGGTCAAACACAAtaggaaacaaaaaaacataccatgagaaagaaacatatttaaaatacaaGATGGTGAATTTGAAAGAGTCTAAGAGGATTCTTAGAGCACCTATAAGTGGAAAGTCAATTCCACAAGTCTAGCaagatataataatttttgtttcaagATATAAAGATGGACATGATTCATGTGCAACATTTTTTAATCTAGACATAGCAAATTCTCATTTTGACATGGATTAGGAAGTGACCTTTTTGCTTGTTTTCCTCCCTTAATTTGATCCTTAATAGATGGAGCCTCACCAAcattattattacatttttgAACATTTATTTCTGCTAACTTACCTCcttcaaaagtttttaaaacattttgttACCACCTGATTGTCGCCCAACATTAATAATCCCTTTAAATTCCCCAACATCACAGTttcttgatttttgttttcttatttttagtaaCAACAATCCAATCTCCATACAATTCCTCATTTGCCCCTTATTTCCTCTATTCCTATTAATATCTCATTAATGTTAGGGTTGATTGTCATTCTACCATTGGGTTCCCTATGTTTTGTCCATGTTCTTGTGAATTGATGGCCAACCTTCGTGCTTCAAGCTTAGTGTGTGAACAACTACCCTCTCTAGGACCATACAATTCCATATCATCGCGGTttcttgatttttgttttttcttattttttatgcatcGTTGTATTAGAGTTAAGGAAGCAGATGTGTCAAcatacaaagtttagaagcaaCAGGAAACAACCAACAACCAACTATGTGAAAGAGATAGTTTGCAACAATTTGACTTGGACTTTAATTTTCTTCAACAACTAGTGACAAATACTTCTATACTTATCAAGGACCTGAACATATTGAAGCTTATTGAAAGGAAGAAAATTaggataaataatttaagatcAAGAAGTCAAgctataaaaagaaataatttgctTCCCAAACACTCTAGGATTTGAAGCCAAATTATTCCAACACATAGAGTGTTTGTAATCACCTCCACTCAAGGATCCTTACTAAAGAGAGCATACCGAAGGTGTCATAGAAGTATGTTATTAAAAAGAACCTTTTAGGAAAGGGAAAAAACTCAAAGGAGCAATTAGGGGATTGTTGCATCTAGAGTTTGAGTGAGCATACTAGTTATTGTGAGTATAGTAGTAATTATTACTTGGGTGAAGCTTGAAGAGAATTTTTGAAAGAATACTTGGATAAAACCTAGAGAGGCTTAGATAATACTAGGTGAAGAGTTTGCAAAGGcttaaacaatataaattagTGAAAATCCTAAGGAAGTACCTTGTTGTTGGCGCTTTAATTAGCAAAAATCTTATAATTGTAGGGACTGACTGTAATTCAAAGTTGTGAGTCaaccaatataaattttgtGTGTACTGTCTTCCTTTTCATTTATACTTCTCATGCATTAGTCTACTACATTTCCATCAATCTTTTAATAAGTATTATTATTCTTTACACttaaacaataattttcaaaGAGGTTTTAAGTTTAGAAGCAACATTAGTATTTAactacaaaaatcaaaatttgaccaTAAGGACCAGATTCTAGATATCTTGAGAAGTAACACCCTTTAAGATATttaatatactttaatttatCGCTTGATATCTTAAACAAGAAAGGAAGCATCCCCTTCTAATAAACTTTTGATAACCAAGCAAAAACTTGAAGAGATATGTCAAAAGCAGTGTTTTCATTGTGTAGAAAAAGGCCAAGGTTTGTTGAGTGTCACTGTTTAACCCCCTTTTAGTGACCAACAAATTCACTTCACACTTTTCCCATTGCTGGTTGACTCAAATTAATCTCAACACACACTTTTGTAAACTTCGATCCCTCTCAAGGCATCAATGGTTTTAATATTCACCTCCATTTTATAAACTTTCCTATGACTTTGCCATGAAATAAAACCTTGACTTGGCTGCACTCCTCCTCTTTGTCTAGTGGTTTGGGTTTGGTTGGGAGTGGATCATCATGTTATTCTGAATAACTAATGAACacacttgttttttttagaatgaTTCAACACTCTTGGAAAATGGATCAAAGGTTTTCTGAGGAAGCCAAAAGATAGGCTCTCTCACATGCAAAGGTTCTAGCCcaagttattattatattttttccgcAATCCAAGCAATTGATTTGTTTGATTAGGTTTCGTTTGAGTTTGATTTATTTCTAGCTACGAAGATCAGGTGCCCTTTCCTCAATGAGTCCCAAGCAAGCCATGCCACATTGCATGGGAGGAACTAATCCTTTACTTCCCTTTTGAGTTTCAGATATTCTTCTTTGTTGATCCAGAATTATTACAATATCAAGTAACCCCTAGCTAAGTTTATAATTGTTGTAGCTCCCTAAAAGCTCATATGACTTATGTAAGCAAATTATAACTCTAAATAAtcttaaaatgtatatattcaGATGTAACTAGCTAAGGTACTCCTTCTAAAAAAGTAATAGGTATACATTGACAAATATTACTTTTGGAATTTGCTAACGTACACCCACTCATTTTTAGAAGTAATATGTTAGCCAACTACAAATATGACTAATCTTGATTAAAATACACATGTGGATAAGTTGCTAAAATACTTCTTCTAAACACGCAcgagtaataattatttttcggGCTGAACCTCAACCTCAAAGTCAAATATTGCACTTAACCAGTTCACATAccacacataattttttttaatgatgacaaTGACATTGTGATGTAacatctattaattttattaataattaatttctattaaaaaatttaattaattattattattggagttttttttaattataagatttgaatataaaatttgattaaaaaatattttttatttataagatgtTGGAGTCTACCCACACcaacattttattaatatttttttttctgcaaatAAAActcgattatttaaaaaaataacaaaaagctGTAacagtttgttttgtttttatttttttttatcggccgAAAAGCTGTAACGGTGTAACCCTTTCGGTCCTCTCCCTCTGCTGCGAGTCAAATAAAGTGAGTTTTCTTGATTAAATTTGACACCATAGGCCCCAATCCCATGGTTGCCAATTGCTGTGCATAAACGAACGAAGGAAAAAGAAACGGAGAAAAAGGCACCTTTTCACCAAAGTAGTCGACACAAAATATACTTCCTCTCTTCTTCTCCTAATACACTCCAAAATTTTGCCTCCCTCAATCGTCATTGCTTCTAGAACATATACTTCCTATCTCTTTATCCCCTGAAACAATCCCAAATTTTCTCCATATAATTTAGCCTAGGTTTCTAATTCAAGATAAATCAAATCCAACTCAACTATTAGaatcactatatatatatatatatatattatccaaAACTTTTACGTAAATGATGACATCCACAAAGATTAAATTTAGTAAAATGACCACAATATCGGTTAGAATTAGGATACAAAAAATGCAGAAAGTAAACCCAACTTCGCCAATGGATAAACATAGCCATTCATAATTATCAATTAGTTATCCTTAAAGAAAACATGCAACGTAAAAAATGGGTAGTTTTTGCCACCATTAGCTAATTACTATACGATACACATCCtattattatcttaaattttgaaCCACTCATCCCAATGTTAAAAGCCATATATAAACTCTCCAACCCTCTCACATTTACACacgctcctcctcctcctcctcgaGGCCTTcacagagagaaagagaaaacatttaaaaaaatataaaaaaaacaaacctctttctctctctgaaTTTCTAAGCCTCTCTCACAACAATGGAGGAGCCACAACCAGGACCCAGCCCGTTATGCAAAATGATTTTGGTGTCATCAATGGCGGCCGGTATCCAATTCGGGTGGGCCCTACAACTCTCCCTTCTCACCCCATACGTTCAAACCCTAGGCGTCCCGCACGCTTGGGCCTCATTTATTTGGCTATGTGGCCCGATATCTGGGCTGCTGGTGCAGCCCATTGTGGGCTACAGCAGCGACCGATGCCAATCCCGTTTCGGCCGCCGCCGTCCCTTTATCCTAGCCGGGTCTTTGGCCGTCGCCATAGCCGTGTTCCTAATTGGTTACGCGGCCGATATAGGACACGCGGCAGGCGACGACCTGACCCAAAAGACCCGGCCACGTGCAGTGGCGATCTTCGTGATCGGGTTTTGGATTCTCGACGTGGCTAACAACATGCTCCAGGGTCCATGCCGTGCCTTCCTGGGCGACCTCGCTGCCGGGGATGAGAAAAAGACAAAGGCAGCCAAtgccttcttctctttcttcatGGCCGTCGGCAACATCCTGGGCTATGCTGCGGGATCCTACGACGGCCTCCACCGCCTCTTCCCCTTCACGGAAACCGAGGCATGCAACGTCTTCTGCGCAAACCTCAAGAGTTGCTTCTTCTTCGCTATCGTCCTCCTGGTGGTCCTCACCACCTTGGTGCTGATTACCGTGAAAGAAACTCCCTACACGCCAAAGGCAGAGAAGGAAACCGAAGATGCAGAGAAGACACACTTCTCGTGCTTCTGCGGAGAACTTTGTCTTGCATTCAAGGGGCTGAAGAGGCCAATGTGGATGTTGATGTTGGTGACCGCCGTGAACTGGATTGCGTGGTTCCCTTACTTCTTGTTCGACACCGATTGGATGGGTCGTGAGGTGTACGGTGGTGACGTGGGGCAGAAGGCGTACGATTCGGGAGTTCATGCAGGTTCTCTAGGGCTAATGTTGAACGCGATGGTCTTGGCTGTGATGTCATTGGCAATTGAACCGTTGGGGCGTGTGGTTGGGGGAATCAAGTGGTTGTGGGGAATCGTTAACATCTTGTTGGCTATATGCTTGGGAATGACCGTTCTCATCACAAAGATCGCTGAGCATGAACGTCTTCTTAACCCTGCTTTGGTTGGGAACCCTTCCCTCGGTATCAAAGTTGGCTCCATGGTTTTCTTCTCTGTCCTTGGAATCCCTCTTGCGGTAAATACACTTtaacttgtttcttataaaataaattggacCTGACTAGTAATGCATATCAATTTTATTTGACCTAAACCTAAACTAATTAGTGCTTTCTTTGGGTGTAACCAGATTACTTTCAGTGTCCCATTTGCTCTAGCATCTATATACTCCAGCACTTCCGGAGCAGGCCAAGGTAATAATTAAGCAAAACACAAAGTCATATCATTACTctcttcaaaaaattatttctttttcaaaagttAAGCTTTATCAAAAGATTTGTTAAACAAAGTTTTAtacagacaaaaaaaaaggtatatagttttttattatgGAAATTGACCAGAAGATATAATTTCACATAGACCAAAATGTATAACATTTATTtctgtttcaaaaaatatttcaggTCTATCTTTGGGTGTCCTTAATATTGCTATTGTCGTTCCACAGGTTAGAATCCATTTAGTGCTTCATAAATATGGCATTTGATTACATTATTCCGCAAGTGGTATAATATATTGAATTTGGCgtgaaatagaataaaaaaaatctaacgaTGAGTTACCTATTTGGTTTATACAGATGATAGTATCAACCATAAGTGGACCTTGGGATGCCTTGTTCGGCGGTGGAAACTTGCCTGCATTCGTGTTGGGTGCGGTGGCCGCCGTCGTGAGTGCAATATTAGCAGTTCTTCTGCTGCCAACTCCAAAGAAAGCTGATGAGGCCAGGGCTTCTAGCCTCAACGTGGGAGGTTTCCATTAGTGTGTCTATTATAGGGCTTTACATGTTTCACTTTCAACCTTGCTTTGATATGGGAAAAAGGACTGAGTCTTTAGATTCGAAGTGGGTGTATGCATGTGTATATTAGATATTAGACATGGGTTTTAGATACTTCCATAGCCACTTTATGTCCAAGAACAAACATTAATTTGTAAACTTTGGTGCGACAATTATAGCGAATAGAAAATCATTTAACATGCATCTTTTTATTtcacacattaaaaaaatattatactaaatatatatatatatatatatatatatatattatcatattataaaagaaatatttgaaaaGTAGAGTATATAATTTGTCCTAGCCTTTTCatcaatatatgtatattttttattttgatgtgtATTTCACTCCAATCATCTCCAATCaatgtcttttatttttatttttaaattaaattttaataatttttttaaaatcttatcagttaagaataatattatattaaaatttaaattttttattttaaagttaaaatataatttacatattgaaatatatgtgtttataataaattttaattatagtatatataatttgtaaaatatatattaattatatttgtttataataaaCTACATTCAATACCGatcttttgtaattaaaatcagTTTTAAACTCAAAAAGGTTAATTTGGAATCCTAAATACccattattcaaatatttttttaatcgatttttaattataatataatttttatttttaaaccatattaatttattactaaaattaattatataaaataaatttatattatttacaatgtacgaattaaaataataattactgaTAAATtggatataataaaaaattgaaacgtGCATGGTTTGGATTCAAGGAATATCAAATCAAGttcatttttaaactaattttttaaattgtatttcaAAATGGAACCACTCTACTTTTGTCAAAACCTGTTTGGTTTTTGTTGAATTGGTTTTAAGAAAAATCGgttatagttattttaaattacgatttcaaaaacaattatttacaatttttctttaCTCTAAATGTTATTGTGAGTAGCATAGCTTAGATACCTCGGTCACTCACACAACTGTTAGAAAGCTTTTTAGAATGAACTAAGAACCCCAATATTGTCTTGTTGCCTAAATGGGAATTGTCTTGTTGGAGCATAATCTTTTCCTTAAATCAGTTGCCTAAATGGGAATTGTCTTGTTGGAGCATAATCGTCACAATGGTTAGGCAACCCCAATATTCACACCATCAACTTTTAAAttcacaaaattcaaataatttaaatagttgacaatataaattttagaattCTAAACCTAATATAACCTACATATAAGTGGTTAATCAAATATATAGTAGAATTTAGAATACTCAACATTTGTATAAAATTACATGTCGtctaaaataattctaaaattcattattgagaaatacaaagaatatatttattttacacaTTTTAATCCATTATTTAAAAGAGTGTATTGGTAACacttttattcattaatttacTCGATCCATGGAAGTTTTCTActgataactaaaaaaaatgcacttgTTAATTAATTGGGCCCAAACTCAATAAACATACATGGTAGTTatgtttcaaaaaattatattttttaatcagacATGTATTACTTTGTTAGTttactaaaaatattagtaGGAAGAATTTGAACCTATcacatttttcttctctttttcattgATCCTTAACTGCTTCCTTCTCATTTATCAAGCCAATTATATATCTcctaaaaaattgtataatattATACGCTCTCATTGAAAATTTGTTAAACTACTCTTTTAACCTATTTTACGAACACAAGATCACCAATCAATAAAATACAGATTAATCCAAAAAATTCTAACATAGGTATCGTACTATTTTTGTTATGATACCacaaatattttctaatagacaattatatttaaattaagtaaGACTATTATTGATCGTAAGATATGTGtctataatgaaaaaaataaaatacggtGTTGCAATTTTAGATGCATGCCAAGATTGAGGAAAAAGTGAATGTTGTTTATCAAAAAGATGAAAAGTTTTCCGTAATAGCAAAAGACTTAAAGAaagaaatacaattttttaggtaataataataaataatgaaattaacaattaaaatcatAGATTTTATGCAAAATTTCTCCTAATTTATATATCAGATAAATTAAGTCACATTATAGTATTatgtaaaagaaacaaaaaatgcgattaaaaaattaatttacaaatattGTATGGAACAATATTGAAAagtataataaacataaaattcaaatacatttttattaaaaatttattttcatttgagaggaaagattttaaaataaatcaaaaaagtAATCCAGTGACacaaaattgttatttaattaagattttgagAAGATTAGcttataaaacatatatatttttaaaatatcaaatatatatattaatgtaatacgtaaaattgatgaatatatatatatatatataaattttaattattatttttcataaagtatattttaaataaccAAAATACAATTGCACGATTAGTGCTAATATGGTAACTGTCTCTTATATTTGCGACCAAAAACAGCAGTAAACTAATGCGGTCTCAAAGTTGGttgtgatataaaaaataagtttaattagttatttagtttttataatttttaaacttatctattttagtttatataattaataagtggATTTTTAGTTCCGCAAGTTTAATAAGTGCATTTTTTAGTCCtgaaatgaatttatttaattcttaggtttatattttaattcttaaaatgaatttgtcattaattttttttaatccgttagttaaaattttttaacgACAAAGActttttgagaattaaaatgtaaactttagaaactaaaaaatttacggactaaaattgataaatttagaaactatactaattaaatgagtaattaaacctaaaaattaatttaaaaatcattttatgatTGCAGATTTTGTAATTAATTCAGACTCTATATAACTACCAAAGTAACTTGGTAGCTAAATCtgtcacaaaaatatattatttttaattttttaaaaaaagaattagggATTGTTATGTCGGTCTTTGATTCATTAGTTGAGtaataagtataaataataattttaaaattatatatttttagtgactatatttttcaataaatattttggttgttaaattctttacaacaacaacatattattattatcattatcaatattattattattattattattattatttaataattttttattattcataagtCGCATCGTCTTGTTATGTTGCAAGTGACCCTCCTTCAACTTGGTAAGCCTAGGTCTTCAAATTTCAACCTCTAACTCATCAATATGTATTACAAAAGTGAAGAAAAAGCTTTTTCCTAGATTATCCAAAAACATAAATACAAGTTTGTTTTATTGGTCAAACACAATACGAAACAAAAAAACATACCATAAGaaagaaacatatttaaaatacaaGATGGTGAATTTGAAAGAGTCTAAGAGGATTCTTAGAGCACCTATAAGTGGAAGGTCAATTCCACAAGTCTAGcaagatataaaaaattttatttcaagatATAAAGATAGACATGATTCATGTGCAACATTTTTTAATCAAGACATCAGCAAATTCTTATTTTGACATGGATTAGGAAGTGTCCTTTTTGCTTGTATTCCTCCCTTAATTTGATCCTTAATAGATGGAGCCTTACCAATATTAGAgttacattttttaacatttatttatgcTAACTTAACTCcttcaaaagtttttaaaactttttgttACCACCTGATTGTCGCCCAACATTAACAAtccatttaaatttcataacatcACGGTTTcttgatttttgttgtttcttatttttagtaACAACAGTCCAATCTCCATACAATTCCTCATTTG from Glycine soja cultivar W05 chromosome 16, ASM419377v2, whole genome shotgun sequence harbors:
- the LOC114390450 gene encoding sucrose transport protein SUC8-like translates to MEEPQPGPSPLCKMILVSSMAAGIQFGWALQLSLLTPYVQTLGVPHAWASFIWLCGPISGLLVQPIVGYSSDRCQSRFGRRRPFILAGSLAVAIAVFLIGYAADIGHAAGDDLTQKTRPRAVAIFVIGFWILDVANNMLQGPCRAFLGDLAAGDEKKTKAANAFFSFFMAVGNILGYAAGSYDGLHRLFPFTETEACNVFCANLKSCFFFAIVLLVVLTTLVLITVKETPYTPKAEKETEDAEKTHFSCFCGELCLAFKGLKRPMWMLMLVTAVNWIAWFPYFLFDTDWMGREVYGGDVGQKAYDSGVHAGSLGLMLNAMVLAVMSLAIEPLGRVVGGIKWLWGIVNILLAICLGMTVLITKIAEHERLLNPALVGNPSLGIKVGSMVFFSVLGIPLAITFSVPFALASIYSSTSGAGQGLSLGVLNIAIVVPQMIVSTISGPWDALFGGGNLPAFVLGAVAAVVSAILAVLLLPTPKKADEARASSLNVGGFH